A section of the Oryzias melastigma strain HK-1 linkage group LG2, ASM292280v2, whole genome shotgun sequence genome encodes:
- the LOC112138467 gene encoding gastrula zinc finger protein XlCGF57.1-like, with the protein MSEVKPQHWSTEEDLCNQQTNFRVDQENPESPQIKEEPKETKLLQIKMEHEEPEPPHIEEEQEYPESPQIEEELEEPQTIQIKDTYTLMEIPTFEEHVDSEADGNNQQSLNGTDSQDEEGNQHEESTSTPDEETEPQNRDQRKRRDRSHVQSVVSSHMSESQCDSDVSKKFKMTTLVKKCKQSLKEKRHSSTKSDKRTRIPHDVSVHMRTKSEERPYVCKECDKSFSDASKLKRHMRTHKGEKPFSCKECDNSFSHLNKLKRHMRIHTGEKRFSCTECDKSFSRHSHLNRHVRIHTGEKPFLCKECDQVFRSKDSLKRHIRTHTGEKPFSCKECDNSFSHLNKLKRHMRIHTGEKRFSCTECDKSFSRQSHLNRHMRIHTREKPFLCKECDQIFRSKDSLKRHMRIHTGEKPFICRECDKCFNDKSNLKAHMRTHTGEKPFTCKECDISFSRTDSLKAHMRTHTGEKPFMCIECDRSFNHTSHLKSHMRTHTGEKPFMCIECDRSFNKTSHLKSHMITHTGEKPFTCKECDISFSRTDSLKIHMRTHTGEKPFTCKECDRSFSQISSLKSHMRTHTGEKPFLCKVCDRSFSHAVSVKTHMRTHTGEKPFFKQGKPTVGEP; encoded by the exons atgtcagaag tTAAACCCCAGCATTGGTCAACTGAAGAggatctctgcaaccagcagacGAACTTCAGAGTGGACCAGGAGAATCCAGAAtctccacagattaaagaagaacCGAAGGAAACAAAACTTCTACAGATTAAAATGGAGCacgaggaaccagaacctccacataTTGAAGAGGAACAAGAGTATCCAGAATCCCCACAGATtgaagaggagctggaggaaccCCAAACTATACAGATTAAGGACACTTataccttgatggagattcctacttttgaggaacatgttgacagtgaagcagatggaaacaatcagcagagcttgaatggaactgatagtcaggatgaagaaggaaaccaacatgaagaatcaacatcaactccagatgaagagacagagccacagaacagagatcagaggaagagaagagacagaagtcatgtccaaagtgtggtcagctctcacatgtcagaaagtcAGTGCGACTCTGATGTTAGTAAAAAGTTCAAGATGACAACTTTGGTGAAGAAATGCAAACAGTCCCTAAAGGAAAAGAGACACTCCTCTACAAAGTCTGATAAAAGAACAAGAATTCCACACGATGTGTCTGTCCACATGAGAACTAAGTCTGAAGAAAGACCTTAtgtctgtaaagaatgtgacaaaagttttagtgatGCATCCAAACTTaagagacacatgagaactcacaaaggagagaagcctttctcgTGTAAAGAGTGTGATAAcagttttagtcatttaaataaacttaaaagacacatgaggattcacacaggagagaagcgtTTCTCGTGTacagaatgtgataaaagttttagtcgaCACTCTCATCTCAATAGACACGTgagaattcatacaggagagaagccttttttgtgtaaagaatgtgaccaAGTATTTAGGAGTAAAGAcagtctcaaaagacacataagaactcacacaggagagaagcctttctcgTGTAAAGAGTGTGATAAcagttttagtcatttaaataaacttaaaagacacatgaggattcacacaggagagaagcgtTTCTCATGTacagaatgtgataaaagttttagtcgaCAATCTCATCTCAATAGACACATGAGAATTCATAcaagagagaagccttttttgtgtaaagaatgtgaccaAATATTTAGGAGTAAAGAcagtctcaaaagacacatgagaattcatacaggagagaagccttttataTGTAGAGAATGtgacaaatgttttaatgataaatctAATCTCAAAGCAcatatgagaactcatacaggagagaagccttttacctgtaaagaatgtgacataAGTTTTAGTCGTACAGATTCTCTCAaagcacacatgagaactcatacaggagagaagccttttatgtGTAtagaatgtgatagaagttttaaTCATACTTCTcatctcaaatcacacatgagaactcacacaggagagaagccttttatgtGTAtagaatgtgatagaagttttaaTAAGACTTCTcatctcaaatcacacatgataactcatacaggagagaagccttttacctgtaaagaatgtgacataAGTTTTAGTCGTACAGATTCTCTCAaaatacacatgagaactcatacaggagagaagccttttacatgtaaagaatgtgatagaagttttagtcaaatatctagtcttaaatcacacatgagaactcatacaggagagaagccttttttgtgtaaagtttgtgacagaagttttagtcatgCAGTTTCggtcaaaacacacatgagaactcatacaggagagaagcctttttttaagcaaGGGAAACCCACAGTAGGGGAGCCATGA